A single region of the Lotus japonicus ecotype B-129 chromosome 4, LjGifu_v1.2 genome encodes:
- the LOC130710075 gene encoding uncharacterized protein LOC130710075 yields MNQQNPGPGSSSGAPLKRKRGRPRKEQSVVQGQNVPPMQRTNNVLSSNQTMGTVPAMPRPDSGLLSSNQTMGTTTNDCDDEMVGNVVTGVVEAAFNAGYLINVKVEGSDTLLRGLVFIPGKVSPVTAENDVAPHINMIKRKELPVPTLNPQTQVQGSFPAPVQCSKQSSQPETQVPMSVEQVLPTEVHSGVSVPPENQSASTPIPMADLPKNGTSSSSGGILPGISETGRAAIISELACGKTVKQGFALHELDASKQVKESSADGGATKDSVSEPASQTINLFPTIENTDKELRTGQQPVPYMPQLNQVIHEAPNASNIEFNLIPVTAEPKSIPSEQTSKPVDNFVEEQALPKADLLEETKKECAIDTLSKVDSSIGKPSTGIADMDVGSNLTLETSQPESLPSAHVDQSVPSESTKLPSEGGDFQEKSDPQNLSSLADANKVNSNQPTGSLVKTVDSRTQTGADT; encoded by the coding sequence ATGAACCAGCAGAATCCAGGACCAGGCTCTTCATCAGGTGCTCCGTTGAAACGAAAACGGGGCCGACCGCGAAAAGAACAAAGTGTAGTTCAGGGGCAGAATGTGCCTCCAATGCAGAGAACTAACAATGTGTTGAGTTCCAACCAAACAATGGGCACTGTGCCTGCAATGCCTAGACCTGACTCTGGGTTGTTGAGTTCCAACCAAACAATGGGCACTACAACTAATGACTGTGATGATGAGATGGTGGGGAATGTGGTGACTGGTGTTGTTGAAGCCGCTTTTAATGCAGGGTATCTTATCAATGTTAAGGTGGAAGGCAGTGATACTCTTCTCAGAGGCCTTGTGTTTATACCAGGCAAAGTTAGTCCAGTTACTGCAGAAAATGATGTGGCTCCACATATCAATATGATCAAAAGGAAAGAGCTCCCAgttccaactctaaaccctcaGACTCAGGTACAAGGCTCTTTTCCCGCACCAGTGCAATGCAGCAAACAATCTTCTCAGCCAGAAACACAGGTTCCTATGTCGGTAGAGCAAGTGCTACCAACCGAGGTTCATTCTGGCGTCTCAGTTCCACCTGAGAATCAATCTGCTTCTACTCCGATACCCATGGCTGACTTGCCCAAGAATGGTACTTCTAGTTCCAGTGGAGGTATTCTTCCAGGAATATCAGAGACTGGCCGTGCCGCCATCATATCAGAGCTGGCTTGTGGCAAAACTGTTAAACAAGgttttgcattgcatgaacttgATGCCTCCAAACAGGTCAAAGAATCCAGCGCTGATGGAGGAGCAACTAAAGACTCAGTCTCAGAGCCAGCTTCTCAAACCATCAACCTGTTTCCAACAATTGAAAACACTGATAAGGAGCTCAGAACTGGACAACAGCCTGTGCCTTATATGCCTCAGCTGAATCAGGTGATTCATGAAGCACCAAATGCTTCAAATATTGAATTCAACCTCATCCCTGTAACTGCTGAACCTAAATCCATTCCATCTGAACAGACTAGTAAACCTGTTGACAACTTTGTGGAGGAGCAGGCCTTGCCCAAAGCAGATTTACTTGAAGAGACAAAGAAAGAGTGTGCTATTGACACTTTGAGCAAAGTTGACTCCTCCATTGGAAAACCAAGTACTGGCATTGCTGATATGGATGTGGGATCAAACCTTACACTTGAGACCAGCCAGCCTGAATCCCTACCATCTGCACATGTTGATCAATCTGTTCCTTCTGAGTCCACAAAGCTTCCATCTGAAGGAGGTGACTTTCAGGAGAAGAGTGATCCCCAGAACTTGAGCTCTCTTGCTGATGCTAACAAGGTGAATTCCAATCAACCTACTGGATCTCTAGTCAAGACAGTGGACTCTAGAACCCAGACTGGAGCAGACACTTGA